A window of the Pseudomonas furukawaii genome harbors these coding sequences:
- a CDS encoding DUF2950 domain-containing protein: MKVAYRVFLALWLAGSSLLAQAEVARFATPDAAATAFVDALGTEKADADKLAALLGDDWQDFIPTEGIERRDVEAFLTFYRQRHQFETVGERAHLVVGNDPWTLPIPLVRDGDGWYFDARAASEEIRLRRIGRNELSAIQAAEAYHDAQMDYAEVDRNGDGVLEYAQRFISSDGLHDGLYWPDEDGTDESPLGPLFGDEVQGDDWHGYHFRILTAQGPSAPGGAYDYRLGNAMSRGFALVAWPAQYGDSGVMSFMISHEGQIFQKDLGPESEAIAKAMTRFDPDSSWTEVRVRRVTAQQ; this comes from the coding sequence ATGAAGGTTGCCTATCGCGTGTTTCTGGCGCTGTGGCTCGCGGGCTCCAGCCTGCTCGCCCAGGCGGAGGTGGCACGTTTCGCCACACCGGACGCCGCCGCCACCGCCTTTGTCGATGCCCTGGGCACCGAGAAGGCCGATGCCGACAAGCTCGCCGCGCTCCTTGGCGACGACTGGCAGGACTTCATCCCCACCGAGGGCATCGAGCGGCGGGACGTGGAGGCCTTCCTCACCTTCTACCGCCAGCGGCATCAGTTCGAGACCGTCGGCGAACGTGCCCATCTAGTGGTGGGCAACGACCCCTGGACCCTGCCCATTCCCCTGGTGCGGGACGGGGACGGCTGGTATTTCGACGCCCGTGCCGCCAGCGAGGAAATCCGCCTGCGGCGCATCGGCCGCAACGAACTGTCCGCCATCCAGGCTGCCGAGGCGTACCACGATGCCCAGATGGACTACGCGGAAGTCGATCGCAACGGCGACGGCGTCCTGGAGTACGCCCAGCGGTTCATCAGCAGCGACGGCCTGCACGATGGCCTCTACTGGCCGGACGAGGATGGCACCGACGAAAGCCCCCTTGGCCCGCTGTTCGGCGACGAGGTCCAGGGGGATGACTGGCACGGCTACCACTTTCGCATCCTCACCGCCCAGGGGCCGTCGGCGCCCGGAGGCGCTTACGACTACCGGCTGGGCAATGCCATGAGCCGTGGGTTCGCCCTGGTCGCCTGGCCGGCGCAGTACGGCGACAGCGGGGTGATGAGCTTCATGATCAGCCATGAAGGCCAGATCTTTCAGAAGGACCTCGGACCTGAGAGCGAAGCGATCGCCAAGGCCATGACCCGCTTCGACCCGGACAGCAGCTGGACCGAGGTGCGGGTCAGGCGGGTGACCGCGCAGCAGTGA
- a CDS encoding DUF3300 domain-containing protein has translation MFIRNRFTAALLFLLAGNPVLGATDAGISAAEGDASPTAGVAAAPAPPKASEAVFRTEELDQMMAPVALYPDSLLAQVLMAATYPGDVADAAAWSKAHPDAEGDAAVKQVADQPWDPSVQSLVAFPAVLATLGQDPAWVQRMGDAFLAQPDAVMDAVQRLRRQAQAAGNLESNEQQKVSVEAAPASSTTTFVQPASSSQTIIIEPADPQVVYVPSYNPTTVYGTWAYPSYPPVYYPPPPGYYIGTALAAGLAFGAGVAIIDSLWGDCDWGRGDIDIDVNRYNNINVNRRIDASQRKFVHNPIHRDGVPYRDNFNRQQNGLRLSGGEQRESLRGYDAQRTAERQKARQSLEKRGVQAPATSNRQARERAQAADREMRSTSQQRPRAQNNQQLRQQARQQQTARQGPRNNAFAGARQPSVTRQSINRGEASRQSSSRSQKASAGRQVQRPAHAPARGGARRR, from the coding sequence ATGTTCATTCGCAACCGATTTACAGCGGCGCTGCTGTTCCTGCTTGCCGGAAACCCTGTCCTGGGCGCCACCGACGCCGGGATTTCCGCCGCCGAAGGTGACGCGTCCCCCACGGCGGGCGTTGCCGCGGCCCCCGCGCCGCCCAAGGCCAGTGAGGCTGTCTTCAGGACCGAGGAACTGGACCAGATGATGGCGCCCGTCGCCCTCTACCCGGACTCGCTGCTGGCCCAGGTCCTGATGGCTGCCACCTATCCGGGCGACGTGGCCGATGCGGCGGCCTGGTCCAAGGCTCATCCGGACGCCGAAGGCGACGCGGCGGTGAAACAGGTCGCCGACCAGCCCTGGGACCCCAGCGTGCAATCCCTGGTGGCTTTCCCGGCGGTGCTCGCCACCCTCGGCCAGGACCCGGCCTGGGTGCAGCGCATGGGCGATGCCTTCCTGGCCCAGCCGGATGCGGTGATGGATGCCGTGCAGCGGCTGAGACGCCAGGCGCAGGCCGCCGGCAACCTGGAGTCCAACGAGCAGCAGAAGGTCAGCGTGGAGGCGGCGCCGGCCAGCTCGACCACCACCTTCGTGCAGCCGGCGTCCAGCAGCCAGACCATCATCATCGAGCCCGCCGATCCCCAGGTGGTCTACGTGCCCAGCTACAACCCCACGACGGTCTACGGCACCTGGGCCTATCCCTCCTATCCGCCGGTCTACTACCCGCCACCGCCCGGCTACTACATCGGCACCGCCCTGGCGGCGGGGCTGGCCTTCGGCGCCGGCGTTGCCATCATCGATTCGCTCTGGGGCGACTGCGACTGGGGGCGGGGAGACATCGACATCGACGTCAACCGCTACAACAACATCAACGTCAATCGGCGTATCGACGCCAGCCAGAGAAAATTCGTGCACAACCCCATCCATCGTGACGGCGTTCCCTATCGCGACAACTTCAATCGCCAGCAGAACGGCTTGCGCCTGTCCGGGGGAGAGCAGCGCGAATCCCTGCGGGGTTACGACGCCCAACGCACGGCGGAGCGCCAGAAGGCCCGGCAGAGCCTTGAGAAACGGGGTGTCCAGGCTCCCGCCACCAGCAACCGGCAGGCTCGGGAGCGGGCCCAGGCGGCTGACCGGGAGATGCGCAGCACCTCCCAGCAACGCCCCCGGGCACAGAACAACCAGCAACTGAGGCAGCAGGCCCGCCAGCAGCAAACGGCCAGGCAGGGGCCGCGCAACAATGCCTTCGCCGGAGCACGCCAGCCCTCCGTGACGCGGCAATCCATCAACCGGGGCGAGGCCAGTCGGCAGTCGTCCTCCCGTTCCCAAAAGGCGTCCGCCGGTCGGCAGGTGCAGCGGCCCGCCCATGCCCCAGCCCGTGGCGGCGCCCGGCGGCGCTGA
- a CDS encoding TolC family protein: protein MSKAAKFFTISMLALAVTGCAVTSQPIDRSVSEQRAQRDLATMFKDQEPLSGPLTLHDAMARAVKYNLEARLKVMEEALAKRQVDLASFDMLPRIAMEAGYAGRSNVSASSSQSVLTNTQSLEPSTSQDRDRGVADLTMVWNVLDFGVSYVSAKQQADQRLIVQERRRKVVHTIIQDVRSAYWRAVAADRLLKQIDGLMARVDDARNNSERMTQQRIGDPVQALGYQRALIEATRQLEEQRRALSLAKTELAALINLPLNTDFTLVADDSYQVPELKVDFNRLEEEALASRPELKEQDYQARISAAETRKAMLRLLPGLEFSAGGHYDSNSFLVNQSWADYGVKVTWNLFNVLSAPAAIDVAKAGESVAAARRQAISMAILAQLYVARANYNEAQRQFQTSQELASLDGQIAEQLRNRYSTQSIGELDLIQGELNTLQAQLKRDLSYAELRNAYAQLFVSAGLDPLPASLPDDQLATIASALETSESRWASGDVGALK from the coding sequence ATGAGCAAAGCAGCGAAGTTCTTCACCATCAGCATGCTGGCGCTGGCGGTTACCGGTTGTGCGGTGACCAGCCAGCCCATCGACCGCAGCGTCAGTGAGCAACGGGCCCAGCGGGACCTGGCGACCATGTTCAAGGACCAGGAGCCGCTGAGCGGCCCGCTGACCTTGCACGACGCCATGGCCCGGGCCGTCAAGTACAACCTGGAGGCGCGCCTCAAGGTGATGGAGGAAGCCCTGGCCAAGCGCCAGGTGGACCTGGCGAGCTTCGACATGCTGCCGCGCATCGCCATGGAGGCGGGGTATGCCGGTCGCAGCAACGTCAGCGCGTCCAGCAGCCAGAGCGTGCTGACCAACACCCAGTCCCTGGAACCCTCCACCTCCCAGGACCGCGACCGTGGCGTGGCGGACCTGACCATGGTCTGGAACGTGCTGGACTTCGGTGTCAGCTACGTCAGCGCCAAGCAGCAGGCCGACCAGCGCCTGATCGTCCAGGAGCGCCGCCGCAAGGTGGTCCACACCATCATCCAGGACGTGCGCTCGGCCTACTGGCGCGCTGTGGCCGCCGACCGCCTGCTGAAGCAGATCGACGGCCTGATGGCCCGCGTCGACGACGCCCGCAACAACAGCGAGCGCATGACCCAGCAGCGTATCGGCGACCCGGTGCAGGCCCTGGGTTACCAGCGCGCGCTGATCGAGGCGACCCGCCAGTTGGAGGAGCAGCGCCGCGCCCTGTCCCTGGCCAAGACCGAACTGGCGGCCCTGATCAACCTGCCGCTGAACACCGACTTCACCCTGGTCGCCGATGACAGCTACCAGGTGCCGGAGTTGAAGGTGGATTTCAATCGCCTGGAGGAGGAGGCCCTGGCCAGCCGGCCGGAGCTGAAGGAGCAGGACTACCAGGCGCGCATCAGCGCGGCGGAAACCCGCAAGGCCATGCTGCGGCTGCTGCCGGGCCTGGAATTCAGCGCCGGCGGCCACTATGACAGCAACAGCTTCCTGGTGAACCAGAGCTGGGCCGACTATGGCGTGAAGGTGACCTGGAACCTGTTCAACGTGCTCTCGGCGCCGGCGGCGATCGACGTGGCCAAGGCGGGTGAGTCGGTGGCGGCGGCTCGGCGCCAGGCGATTTCCATGGCGATCCTGGCGCAGCTCTACGTGGCCCGGGCGAACTACAACGAGGCCCAGCGTCAGTTCCAGACCAGCCAGGAGCTGGCCAGTCTGGATGGCCAGATCGCCGAGCAACTGCGCAACCGCTACAGCACCCAGAGCATTGGCGAGCTGGACCTGATCCAGGGCGAGTTGAACACCTTGCAGGCCCAGCTCAAGCGTGACCTGTCCTACGCCGAGCTGCGCAACGCCTATGCCCAGCTGTTCGTCAGCGCCGGTCTCGACCCGCTGCCGGCAAGCCTTCCGGATGACCAGCTGGCCACCATCGCCAGCGCCCTGGAAACCAGCGAGTCTCGCTGGGCCAGCGGTGATGTCGGTGCGCTGAAGTAG